One genomic region from Frateuria soli encodes:
- a CDS encoding M13 family metallopeptidase, translating to MSKQYLKPLALAVSLALSLTACGKHEADQNPAASSSAPAAAGTTAMAGAPTSVFDVSELGPMDQACTDFDQFVNAKWVAANPIPSDRTRWGAFDKLAEDSLNTQHGIVENAAKNAASAQAGSIQQKIGYLYASGMDEAAIEKAGFDPIKPKLDAIAGLKNGKDVADYLNKSFSNGDMQVFSFGSGADFKNASMQIGYTFQSGLGLPTKDYYTDAKYAEQRSAYLDYIAKSLELTGVPAAEAKKQADQVMAFETKLAAASFAPVELRTPEHQYHFVSLKEADKITPHFSWEKFFDAQGVKVDKGFSLSQPKFFAEFDKLLASAPIDQWQAYLRFHVIDDASPLLSKSFQDNKFAFYGKTLSGQPEQKARWKRVLGAVNGSMGMALGQLYVDKMFKPEAKERAQVLVDNVRNALKARIENLDWMSPETKAKAIAKWSTFLPKIGYPEKWRDWSGLQIKQGDYYGNVMAAAKYNYDYDINKIGKPTDRMEWGMTPQTVNAYYNPTDNTINFPAAILQPPFFYANGDDAINYGGIGAVIGHEASHGFDDEGSQFDGDGNNVNWWTKADRTKFDERADKLVAQFNAYTPIKDKPDAHVNGQLTLGENIGDLGGLNAAYDALQMALKKNPGEATSKIDGYTQDQRFFLNWARVWRGNIREKEALLRLNTDPHAPASLRAIGAPSNMDAFATAFQCKPGDAMVRSGDKQVKIW from the coding sequence ATGTCCAAGCAGTATCTGAAGCCGCTGGCACTCGCGGTGAGCCTGGCGCTGTCGCTGACCGCATGCGGCAAGCACGAGGCCGACCAGAACCCTGCCGCCAGCAGCAGCGCACCCGCCGCCGCCGGCACCACCGCGATGGCCGGCGCGCCCACGAGCGTGTTCGACGTCAGCGAGCTGGGTCCGATGGACCAGGCGTGCACCGACTTCGACCAGTTCGTCAATGCCAAGTGGGTCGCCGCCAACCCGATCCCGTCCGACCGCACCCGCTGGGGCGCGTTCGACAAGCTGGCCGAGGACAGCCTCAACACCCAGCACGGGATCGTCGAGAACGCCGCGAAGAATGCCGCCAGCGCGCAGGCCGGCTCCATCCAGCAGAAGATCGGCTACCTGTACGCCTCGGGCATGGACGAGGCGGCCATCGAGAAGGCCGGCTTCGACCCGATCAAGCCCAAGCTCGACGCCATCGCGGGGCTGAAGAACGGCAAGGACGTGGCCGACTACCTCAACAAGAGCTTCAGCAATGGCGACATGCAGGTGTTCTCGTTCGGCTCGGGCGCCGACTTCAAGAATGCCTCCATGCAGATCGGCTACACCTTCCAGAGCGGCCTGGGCCTGCCCACCAAGGACTACTACACCGACGCCAAGTACGCCGAACAGCGCAGCGCGTACCTCGACTACATCGCCAAGTCGCTCGAGCTGACCGGCGTGCCGGCGGCCGAGGCCAAGAAGCAGGCCGACCAGGTGATGGCGTTCGAAACCAAGCTGGCCGCCGCCTCGTTCGCCCCGGTGGAGCTGCGTACCCCCGAACACCAGTACCACTTCGTCAGCCTCAAGGAAGCGGACAAGATCACCCCGCACTTCAGCTGGGAGAAGTTCTTCGATGCCCAGGGCGTGAAGGTGGACAAGGGCTTCTCGCTGTCGCAGCCGAAGTTCTTCGCCGAGTTCGACAAGCTGCTGGCCAGCGCGCCGATCGACCAGTGGCAGGCCTACCTGCGCTTCCACGTGATCGACGACGCCTCGCCGCTGCTGTCGAAGTCCTTCCAGGACAACAAGTTCGCCTTCTACGGCAAGACCCTGTCGGGCCAGCCGGAGCAGAAGGCCCGCTGGAAGCGCGTGCTCGGCGCCGTCAACGGTTCGATGGGCATGGCCCTGGGCCAGCTCTATGTCGACAAGATGTTCAAGCCGGAGGCCAAGGAGCGCGCGCAGGTGCTGGTCGACAACGTGCGCAACGCCCTGAAGGCACGCATCGAGAACCTCGACTGGATGAGCCCGGAGACCAAGGCCAAGGCGATCGCCAAGTGGAGCACCTTCCTGCCCAAGATCGGCTACCCGGAGAAGTGGCGTGACTGGTCGGGTCTCCAGATCAAGCAGGGCGACTACTACGGCAACGTGATGGCCGCGGCGAAGTACAACTACGACTACGACATCAACAAGATCGGCAAGCCGACCGACCGCATGGAATGGGGCATGACCCCGCAGACGGTCAACGCGTACTACAACCCGACCGACAACACCATCAACTTCCCGGCCGCGATCCTGCAGCCGCCGTTCTTCTATGCCAACGGCGACGACGCGATCAACTACGGCGGCATCGGCGCGGTGATCGGCCACGAGGCCAGCCACGGCTTCGACGACGAGGGCAGCCAGTTCGACGGCGATGGCAACAACGTCAACTGGTGGACCAAGGCCGACCGCACCAAGTTCGACGAGCGCGCGGACAAGCTGGTGGCGCAGTTCAACGCCTACACCCCGATCAAGGACAAGCCGGATGCGCACGTCAACGGCCAGCTGACCCTGGGCGAGAACATCGGCGACCTGGGCGGCCTGAACGCGGCCTACGACGCGCTGCAGATGGCGCTGAAGAAGAACCCCGGGGAAGCCACCTCCAAGATCGACGGCTACACCCAGGACCAGCGCTTCTTCCTCAACTGGGCCCGCGTGTGGCGCGGCAACATCCGCGAGAAGGAAGCGCTGCTGCGCCTGAACACCGATCCGCACGCCCCCGCCTCGCTGCGCGCGATCGGCGCACCGTCCAACATGGACGCGTTCGCCACCGCGTTCCAGTGCAAGCCGGGCGACGCGATGGTCCGTTCGGGCGACAAGCAGGTGAAGATCTGGTAA
- a CDS encoding DUF502 domain-containing protein — protein sequence MPRLRFKRYLLTGLLTFIPLWVTWTVFKFVLGFLAGIGAPMVAAALGALALVAPETAQALGSAWFISVVALLITLLALYLLGFLASRVIGQRLLDTFDALLQRIPLVQTIYGGTKKLMAVLQQKPSGVQRVVLVDFPHPGAKAIGFVTRLMIEEGSGREMAAVFVPTTPNPTGGFLLTLPVGALTPTDWTMDQGMAFIISGGAVAPDSLPAADRKRL from the coding sequence ATGCCGCGCCTTCGCTTCAAACGCTACCTGCTCACCGGCCTGCTCACCTTCATCCCGTTGTGGGTGACCTGGACCGTGTTCAAGTTCGTGCTGGGCTTCCTGGCCGGTATCGGTGCGCCGATGGTCGCCGCGGCGCTGGGCGCGCTGGCGCTGGTGGCGCCGGAAACCGCCCAAGCGCTGGGCAGCGCATGGTTCATTTCCGTCGTGGCGCTGCTGATCACCCTGCTGGCGCTGTACCTGCTCGGCTTCCTGGCCAGCCGGGTGATCGGGCAACGGCTGCTGGATACGTTCGACGCGCTGCTGCAGCGCATTCCGCTGGTACAGACGATCTACGGCGGAACCAAGAAGCTGATGGCGGTGCTGCAGCAGAAGCCTTCGGGCGTGCAGCGGGTGGTGCTGGTCGACTTCCCGCACCCGGGCGCCAAGGCGATCGGCTTCGTCACGCGGCTGATGATCGAGGAAGGCAGCGGTCGCGAGATGGCCGCGGTGTTCGTGCCGACCACGCCCAACCCCACGGGCGGCTTCCTGCTGACCCTGCCGGTCGGAGCGCTCACGCCCACCGACTGGACCATGGACCAGGGCATGGCCTTCATCATTTCGGGCGGTGCGGTGGCACCCGATAGCTTGCCGGCCGCTGACCGGAAGCGGTTGTAG
- a CDS encoding aspartate/glutamate racemase family protein, whose amino-acid sequence MRTIGLIGGMSWESTVEYYRLINRGVRDRLGALHSARLLLDSLDFSVIAACQREGDWDGAGVLLAESARRLHAGGAECILIGANTMHRVADTVASATPLPLIHIVDATGHAIRAQGLDTMLLLGTAFTMEQPFFRERMQRDHGVRCLVPEPAQRAELHRVIYEELCAGQFRPQAREFLLGRIADGVRAGAQGAILGCTELGLLLGDAEAGVPVFDTAALHAAAAVAFALA is encoded by the coding sequence ATGCGCACCATTGGCCTGATCGGCGGCATGAGCTGGGAATCGACCGTCGAGTACTACCGCCTTATCAACCGCGGCGTGCGCGACCGCCTGGGCGCGCTCCATTCCGCGCGCCTGCTGCTGGACAGCCTGGACTTCTCCGTCATCGCCGCCTGCCAGCGCGAAGGCGACTGGGACGGCGCGGGCGTGCTGCTGGCCGAGTCCGCGCGTCGCCTGCACGCCGGCGGCGCCGAGTGCATCCTGATCGGCGCCAACACCATGCATCGCGTGGCCGACACCGTGGCCAGCGCCACCCCGCTTCCGCTGATCCACATCGTGGACGCCACCGGCCACGCGATCCGTGCGCAGGGGCTGGACACCATGCTGCTGCTCGGCACCGCGTTCACTATGGAACAGCCGTTCTTCCGCGAGCGCATGCAACGCGACCACGGCGTGCGTTGCCTGGTGCCCGAACCGGCGCAGCGCGCCGAACTGCACCGGGTGATCTACGAGGAACTCTGTGCCGGCCAGTTCCGCCCGCAGGCGCGGGAGTTCCTGCTGGGCAGGATCGCCGACGGCGTCCGCGCCGGGGCACAAGGGGCCATCCTCGGCTGCACTGAACTGGGCTTGCTGCTCGGCGACGCCGAGGCCGGCGTGCCGGTGTTCGACACCGCGGCGCTGCATGCGGCCGCGGCCGTGGCATTCGCCCTGGCCTAA
- a CDS encoding RNA polymerase sigma factor: MNDHQRQFEALLQEHRGIVFKVASVYAHGREDRNDLAQEIAVQLWRSFPGFDAARAKFSTWMYRVALNVAISHVRRASREQHLEPLDAVHLELPGEADVSQPDERLSALYAFVGQLDPLNRALILLYLEDRSYAEIAQVLGISETNVATKIGRIKQRLRGQMAPAASIGA; the protein is encoded by the coding sequence ATGAACGATCATCAACGCCAGTTCGAAGCCTTGCTGCAGGAACATCGCGGCATCGTCTTCAAGGTGGCCAGTGTCTACGCGCACGGCCGCGAGGACCGCAACGATCTGGCGCAGGAGATTGCCGTGCAGTTGTGGCGCTCGTTCCCGGGCTTCGATGCGGCGCGCGCGAAGTTCTCCACCTGGATGTACCGGGTCGCCCTCAACGTGGCGATCTCGCACGTCCGCCGAGCCAGCCGCGAACAGCACCTGGAGCCACTCGACGCCGTGCACCTGGAGCTGCCCGGGGAAGCGGACGTCTCACAGCCGGACGAACGGCTGTCGGCCCTGTACGCCTTCGTTGGCCAGCTCGACCCGCTCAACCGTGCGCTGATCCTGCTTTACCTCGAAGACCGCAGCTACGCGGAAATCGCCCAGGTGCTGGGCATCAGCGAAACCAACGTGGCCACCAAGATCGGCCGCATCAAGCAACGGCTGCGCGGCCAGATGGCGCCCGCAGCCTCCATCGGAGCATGA
- a CDS encoding Fe2+-dependent dioxygenase yields MLLHIPDVLDRGQVERMRAALAAATWTDGRETVGPQGARVKRNQQLPETSPLRRELGREVLDALARHPLFHAAVLPQRVLPPRFNRYECGGHYGAHVDGAVMALPDGSQLRSDVSCTLFLSAPGDYDGGELVINDLYGEHAVKLPAGDAIVYPSSSLHRVEPVTRGARVAAFLWVQSLVRDDGQRQLLLELDNSIQRLTQGGADADALLQLTGVYHNLLRRWSGT; encoded by the coding sequence ATGCTGCTGCACATCCCCGACGTGCTGGACCGCGGACAGGTAGAGCGCATGCGCGCAGCGCTGGCGGCCGCCACCTGGACGGACGGACGCGAGACCGTCGGACCGCAGGGGGCCAGGGTCAAGCGCAACCAGCAGTTGCCCGAGACCTCGCCGCTGCGGCGCGAGCTCGGCCGCGAAGTGCTGGACGCCCTGGCGCGCCATCCGCTTTTCCACGCCGCGGTGTTGCCGCAGCGGGTACTGCCGCCGCGCTTCAACCGCTACGAATGCGGGGGGCACTACGGCGCGCACGTGGACGGCGCCGTCATGGCCCTGCCCGACGGCAGCCAGCTGCGCTCGGACGTCTCATGCACGCTGTTCCTCAGCGCGCCAGGCGACTACGACGGCGGGGAACTGGTCATCAATGACCTCTATGGCGAGCATGCAGTCAAGCTGCCCGCGGGCGACGCCATCGTCTACCCGTCCAGCAGCCTGCATCGCGTGGAGCCGGTCACGCGCGGCGCGCGCGTGGCGGCGTTCCTGTGGGTACAAAGCCTGGTGCGGGACGATGGCCAGCGCCAGTTGCTGCTGGAGCTGGACAACTCGATCCAGCGCCTGACGCAGGGCGGCGCCGATGCCGATGCGCTGCTGCAACTGACCGGTGTCTACCACAACCTGCTGCGGCGCTGGTCCGGAACCTGA
- the rapA gene encoding RNA polymerase-associated protein RapA, with protein MFVPGQRWISTAEPELGLGTVLRVEGRGVQVLFAKAGVLRPYAIDSAPLVRAEFRPGQRVAGKGLAFLVERVEIREDLLIYRGEGRELHEGQLDDEQSVSQADDRLVGGRTDTVAQFELRLEGLRRRAQARRSPTWGLQAARIGLVPHQLRVAGIAASRRPPRVLLADEVGLGKTIEAGMILARQLATGRASRVLVLLPDTLVYQWFVELLRRFNLSFAIYDEERCEALEQSGDGRNPFDDEQLVIADFRFLEENPRRASELVEAQWDLLIVDEAHHLAWTPEAASPRYALVEQLAARTPGVILLTATPEQLGRSGHFARLRLLDPQRYHDLDVYLAEAKRFQALSPIADRLQSGEPLDPSQRAALRDIFAGDATLLALLGDSTRPAAARDLLDALIDRHGTGRAMFRNRRAGIGGFPRRVPEWQLIDADALDENARQALLAEFHADIQQPPPALEPDYASDPRLDALVVLLDAHPQDKFLLICRSQAKVLALEEALRTRTGAGIARFHEGLGIVQRDRNAAYFAQPDGARLLLCSEIGSEGRNFQFAHRLILWDLPLDPDLLEQRIGRLDRIGQTHDIAIHIIAVRDSAQHVLARWYDEGIDAFRSSPADGRELLRRYGEPLVQLADEHARNADSRDQELEALIADTRATHEELAALIRAGRDHLLELAASRDPHADELGQAFRREDIDPARDAYVQRLLEAFGIHAEELGGKVLLLDPQYLSTDALPGFAEGPVSATFAREVALAREELPLLRFDHPLVQGALDLALSGEQGNAAFMVDDALPPRSALLQAVFLLECVADRALDAERFLPALPLVVTIDTRLAERAGFEPSEAAVRKAADRTIEVPRYRKFLAKLVPPMLEKAEAIAGERAQQHIADAVALATAELDAGLSRLRALREVNPSINPAEIDALEAERQALLAALPQSRLRLDAVRFVASPDFLALR; from the coding sequence ATGTTCGTACCTGGTCAACGCTGGATCTCCACCGCCGAACCCGAGCTGGGCCTGGGCACCGTCCTTCGGGTGGAGGGTCGCGGCGTCCAGGTGCTGTTCGCCAAGGCCGGCGTCCTGCGCCCCTACGCGATCGATTCGGCGCCGCTGGTACGCGCCGAGTTCCGCCCGGGCCAACGTGTCGCCGGCAAGGGCCTGGCCTTCCTGGTCGAGCGGGTGGAGATCAGGGAAGACCTGCTGATCTACAGGGGCGAAGGCCGCGAGCTGCACGAAGGCCAGCTCGACGACGAACAGAGCGTGAGCCAGGCCGACGACCGCCTGGTCGGCGGGCGCACCGACACCGTCGCGCAATTCGAACTGCGCCTGGAAGGCCTGCGTCGCCGCGCGCAGGCCCGCCGCTCGCCCACCTGGGGCCTGCAGGCGGCGCGCATCGGCCTGGTGCCACACCAGCTGCGCGTGGCCGGCATCGCCGCCTCGCGTCGCCCCCCGCGCGTCCTGCTGGCCGACGAGGTCGGGCTGGGAAAAACCATCGAGGCAGGCATGATCCTGGCCCGCCAGCTCGCCACCGGCCGCGCCTCGCGCGTGCTGGTGCTGCTTCCGGACACGCTGGTCTACCAGTGGTTCGTCGAGTTGCTGCGTCGTTTCAACCTCAGCTTCGCGATCTACGACGAGGAGCGCTGCGAGGCGCTGGAACAGTCCGGCGACGGGCGCAACCCGTTCGACGACGAACAGCTGGTCATCGCCGACTTCCGCTTCCTCGAGGAAAACCCCAGGCGCGCAAGCGAACTGGTCGAGGCCCAGTGGGACCTGCTGATCGTCGACGAAGCGCACCACCTGGCCTGGACACCCGAAGCGGCAAGCCCGCGCTATGCGCTGGTCGAGCAACTGGCGGCCAGGACGCCGGGCGTGATCCTGCTCACCGCCACGCCCGAGCAGCTCGGGCGCAGCGGCCACTTCGCCCGCCTGCGCCTGCTCGACCCGCAGCGCTACCACGACCTGGACGTCTATCTGGCTGAAGCCAAGCGCTTCCAGGCACTCTCGCCGATCGCCGACCGGCTGCAGTCGGGCGAGCCGCTCGACCCGTCGCAGCGCGCCGCGCTGCGCGACATCTTCGCCGGCGACGCCACCCTGCTTGCACTGCTGGGAGACTCCACCCGACCGGCCGCCGCGCGTGATCTGCTCGATGCGCTGATCGACCGCCACGGCACCGGTCGCGCCATGTTCCGCAATCGCCGCGCCGGCATCGGCGGCTTCCCGCGCCGCGTGCCCGAGTGGCAGCTGATCGACGCCGACGCGCTGGACGAGAACGCCCGCCAGGCGCTGCTGGCCGAATTCCACGCCGACATCCAGCAGCCGCCGCCGGCGCTCGAGCCGGACTACGCCAGCGACCCGCGCCTGGACGCGCTGGTCGTCCTGCTCGATGCGCACCCGCAGGACAAGTTCCTGCTGATCTGCCGCAGCCAGGCCAAGGTGCTGGCGCTGGAAGAAGCGCTGCGTACCCGCACCGGCGCCGGCATCGCCCGCTTCCACGAAGGGCTGGGCATCGTGCAGCGCGACCGCAACGCCGCCTACTTCGCACAGCCGGATGGCGCGCGTTTGCTGCTTTGCTCGGAGATCGGCTCGGAAGGGCGCAACTTCCAGTTCGCGCACCGGCTGATCCTGTGGGACCTGCCGCTGGACCCGGACCTGCTCGAACAGCGCATCGGGCGCCTGGACCGTATCGGCCAGACCCACGACATCGCCATCCACATCATCGCCGTGCGCGACAGCGCCCAGCACGTTCTGGCGCGCTGGTACGACGAGGGCATCGACGCCTTCCGCTCCAGTCCCGCCGACGGGCGCGAACTGCTGCGCCGTTACGGCGAGCCCCTGGTGCAACTGGCCGACGAGCACGCGCGCAACGCCGACAGTCGCGACCAGGAACTGGAAGCGCTGATCGCCGACACCCGCGCCACCCACGAGGAGCTGGCGGCACTCATCCGCGCCGGTCGCGACCACCTGCTGGAGCTGGCCGCCAGCCGCGACCCGCACGCCGACGAACTGGGCCAGGCATTCCGTCGCGAGGATATCGATCCGGCGCGCGACGCCTACGTGCAACGCCTGCTGGAGGCCTTCGGCATCCACGCCGAGGAGCTTGGCGGCAAGGTGCTGCTGCTCGATCCGCAGTACCTTTCCACCGATGCCCTGCCCGGCTTCGCCGAGGGCCCGGTCTCGGCCACCTTCGCCCGCGAAGTGGCACTGGCGCGCGAGGAGCTCCCGCTGCTGCGCTTCGACCATCCGCTGGTACAAGGGGCGCTGGACCTGGCGCTGTCCGGCGAACAGGGCAATGCCGCATTCATGGTCGACGACGCGTTGCCGCCCCGCAGCGCACTGCTGCAGGCGGTGTTCCTGCTCGAATGCGTGGCCGATCGCGCGCTCGACGCCGAACGCTTCCTGCCGGCGCTGCCGCTGGTGGTCACCATCGACACGCGACTGGCCGAACGCGCAGGCTTCGAGCCCAGCGAAGCGGCCGTGCGCAAGGCCGCCGACCGCACCATCGAGGTGCCGCGCTACCGCAAGTTCCTCGCCAAGCTGGTGCCGCCGATGCTGGAGAAGGCCGAGGCGATCGCCGGCGAGCGCGCGCAGCAGCACATCGCCGACGCGGTAGCCCTGGCCACGGCGGAACTGGACGCGGGGCTGTCTCGCCTGCGCGCGCTGCGCGAGGTCAACCCGTCCATCAATCCGGCCGAGATCGACGCGCTGGAAGCCGAACGCCAGGCCTTGCTCGCCGCCCTGCCGCAATCGCGCCTGCGCCTGGACGCCGTGCGCTTCGTGGCCAGCCCGGACTTCCTCGCCCTGCGCTGA
- a CDS encoding catecholate siderophore receptor Fiu, which yields MACIASRKHPTRPSTFTRGMAASLLTGLALTVPAHAGSTDANDPQVRDARRLPGIEVRATRGADYRADMVDSPKFTQPLLDTPQTIGIITRDLFEQQGATTLTEALRNSPGVGTFYVGENGSTTTGDGIYMRGFDTSGSIFVDGVRDLGSISRDLFNIEQVEVTKGPDGTEYGRTAPTGAVNMVTRQPVLDDRAGASLGYGSGQQRRASADLNRQIGDHSAFRLDAVGQDSGVPGRDRVRNRRWGVAPALAFGLGTPTRVYLDVLHIRQTNVPDGGVPTLGLPGYTSPDPVRPRIGLAPRVDSANFYGTAQDHDEVTADMLTLIVEHQFNPDLSLRNTTRWGRTRQDYLLTSFRGDAAHLLTPDLADPSTWAIERSLPTFKRRSNRILTNQTNLRVDFATGTVIHNLSAGLELTGEKASDIDLAPREGSTWPAANLYHPDPRADGLRYGETGAWSTGTTNTAAAYVFDTLKFGPRWQVTAGARLDRYTTRFDSVSLCGERNSPACGALPAGTPVPGLSARIVDTLPNGKLGVLYKPVPNGSIYANLALSQEPPGGNTLLFSSSARSADNPGLDPQRASTTELGTKWDLLDQRLLLTAALYRTVVRNELTQDPVDQQYYQAGRKRVQGIELGIVGRITDDWGVSAGFTTMDAKVTEGASVSNDGSSDLAYTPASAFTAWTTYHLPFGLTVGGGARYAGAMKRGTDGAIGTPGTIGAYWVFDAMASLPVNRHLDLQLNLYNLFDRHYVAAINKSGYRYTPGTPRAAMLTANIRF from the coding sequence ATGGCCTGCATCGCCAGTCGCAAGCATCCGACGCGCCCTTCCACATTCACCCGCGGCATGGCCGCGAGCCTGCTCACCGGCCTCGCGCTCACCGTGCCGGCACATGCCGGCAGCACCGACGCCAACGATCCGCAGGTGCGTGACGCCAGGCGTCTGCCAGGCATCGAGGTCCGTGCCACGCGCGGCGCCGACTACCGCGCCGACATGGTCGATTCGCCCAAGTTCACCCAGCCCTTGCTGGATACCCCCCAGACCATCGGCATCATCACCCGCGACCTGTTCGAACAGCAGGGCGCGACCACGCTGACCGAAGCGCTGCGCAACAGCCCCGGCGTGGGCACCTTCTACGTCGGCGAGAACGGCAGCACGACGACCGGCGACGGCATCTACATGCGCGGTTTCGATACCTCCGGCAGCATCTTCGTCGACGGCGTGCGCGATCTCGGATCGATCTCGCGCGACCTGTTCAACATCGAACAGGTGGAAGTGACGAAGGGACCGGACGGCACCGAATACGGTCGCACCGCGCCCACCGGCGCGGTCAACATGGTGACCCGGCAGCCGGTGCTGGACGATCGTGCCGGCGCCTCGCTCGGCTATGGCAGCGGCCAGCAGCGGCGCGCCAGTGCCGACCTCAACCGGCAGATCGGCGATCACAGTGCGTTCCGGCTGGACGCCGTGGGCCAGGACAGCGGCGTGCCCGGCCGCGACCGCGTGCGCAACCGCCGCTGGGGCGTCGCGCCCGCGCTGGCATTCGGGCTGGGCACGCCCACGCGCGTCTACCTGGACGTGCTGCACATCAGGCAGACCAACGTGCCCGATGGCGGCGTGCCCACCCTCGGCCTGCCGGGCTACACCAGCCCGGATCCGGTGCGGCCACGGATCGGCCTGGCACCACGCGTCGACAGCGCGAACTTCTACGGTACCGCGCAGGACCACGACGAGGTCACCGCGGACATGCTCACGCTTATCGTCGAACACCAGTTCAACCCCGATCTGTCCCTGCGCAACACCACGCGCTGGGGGCGCACGCGGCAGGATTACCTGCTGACCTCCTTCCGTGGCGATGCCGCCCATCTGCTGACGCCGGACCTGGCCGACCCCTCCACCTGGGCGATCGAGCGCAGCCTGCCGACTTTCAAACGCCGATCCAACCGGATCCTCACCAACCAGACCAACCTCCGCGTGGACTTCGCCACCGGTACGGTGATCCACAATCTGAGCGCGGGGCTTGAACTGACCGGGGAGAAGGCGTCGGACATCGATCTCGCGCCGAGGGAAGGCAGCACCTGGCCGGCGGCGAACCTGTATCACCCCGACCCGCGCGCGGACGGCCTGCGTTACGGTGAAACCGGTGCCTGGAGCACCGGTACCACCAACACCGCGGCAGCCTATGTGTTCGACACGCTGAAGTTCGGCCCGCGCTGGCAGGTCACCGCCGGCGCGCGCCTGGACCGCTACACCACCCGCTTCGACAGCGTCTCCCTGTGCGGCGAACGCAACAGCCCCGCGTGCGGCGCGCTGCCGGCCGGCACGCCGGTGCCGGGCCTTTCCGCCCGCATCGTCGACACCCTGCCCAACGGCAAGCTGGGCGTGCTGTACAAGCCCGTGCCCAATGGCAGCATCTACGCCAACCTCGCGCTCTCGCAGGAGCCACCCGGCGGCAATACGCTGCTGTTCAGCAGTTCGGCGCGCAGCGCCGACAACCCCGGGCTGGACCCGCAACGCGCCAGCACGACGGAGCTGGGCACCAAGTGGGACCTGCTCGACCAGCGCCTGCTGCTCACCGCCGCGCTGTACCGTACCGTGGTCCGCAACGAACTGACCCAGGACCCGGTCGACCAGCAGTACTACCAGGCCGGCCGAAAACGCGTACAGGGCATCGAGCTCGGGATCGTCGGGCGGATCACCGACGACTGGGGCGTCAGCGCCGGCTTCACCACGATGGACGCGAAGGTCACCGAGGGTGCGTCGGTCAGCAACGACGGCTCCAGCGACCTGGCCTACACGCCGGCCAGCGCGTTCACCGCGTGGACCACCTACCATCTGCCGTTCGGCCTGACCGTCGGCGGCGGCGCACGCTACGCCGGCGCGATGAAGCGAGGGACCGACGGCGCCATCGGCACACCCGGGACCATCGGTGCCTACTGGGTGTTCGACGCGATGGCGAGCCTGCCGGTCAACCGCCACCTCGACCTGCAGTTGAACCTCTACAACCTGTTCGACCGCCACTACGTCGCGGCGATCAACAAGAGTGGCTACCGTTACACGCCCGGCACACCGCGCGCGGCGATGCTCACGGCCAACATCCGGTTCTGA